In the genome of Salmo trutta chromosome 18, fSalTru1.1, whole genome shotgun sequence, one region contains:
- the LOC115153599 gene encoding casein kinase I-like, with protein sequence MELRVGNKYRLGRKIGSGSFGDIYLGVNIATGEEVAIKLECVKTKHPQLHIESKFYKMMQGGVGIPSIKWCGAEGDYNVMVMELLGPSLEDLFNFCSRKFSLKTVLLLADQMISRIEYIHSKNFIHRDVKPDNFLMGLGKKGNLVYIIDFGLAKKYRDARTHQHIPYRENKNLTGTARYASINTHLGIEQSRRDDLESLGYVLMYFNLGSLPWQGLKAATKRQKYERISEKKMSTPIEVLCKGYPSEFSTYLNFCRSLRFDDKPDYSYLRQLFRNLFHRQGFSYDYVFDWNMLKFGASRTAEDGERERREADERIGGGPRAPRALPPGGNPPGGVDRIRNGPNAAASNPASRGVPQSRNRSPQAVSRAERERKVAMRLHRGAPANISSSDLTAQMGQSRIATSQVSVPFEHLGK encoded by the exons ATGGAGCTGAGAGTGGGAAACAAGTACCGCCTTGGCAGGAAGATAGGGAGCGGCTCTTTTGGAGACATTTACCTGG GCGTTAACATCGCCACGGGTGAGGAGGTGGCCATTAAGCTGGAATGTGTGAAGACCAAACACCCACAACTCCACATCGAGAGCAAGTTCTACAAGATGatgcagggaggag TGGGCATCCCGTCCATAAAGTGGTGTGGAGCAGAGGGAGACTACAACGTGATGGTGATGGAGCTGCTAGGCCCCAGTCTGGAGGACCTGTTCAACTTCTGCTCCCGCAAGTTCAGCCTCAAGACTGTCCTGCTGCTGGCTGACCAGATG aTCAGCCGGATTGAGTACATCCACTCTAAGAACTTCATCCACAGAGATGTGAAGCCGGACAACTTCCTGATGGGCCTGGGCAAGAAGGGCAACCTGGTGTACATCATCGACTTTGGCCTGGCCAAGAAGTACCGCGACGCCCGCACACACCAGCACATCCCCTACCGCGAGAACAAGAACCTGACCGGCACCGCGCGCTACGCTTCCATCAACACACACCTGGGGATAG AACAGTCTCGTCGTGATGATCTGGAGTCTCTGGGTTATGTCCTGATGTACTTCAACCTGGGCTCTCTGCCCTGGCAGGGCCTCAAGGCCGCCACCAAGAGGCAGAAGTACGAACGCATCAGCGAGAAAAAGATGTCCACCCCTATTGAGGTGCTCTGTAAGGGATACCCCT CTGAGTTCTCCACCTACCTGAACTTCTGTCGCTCTCTGCGGTTCGATGACAAGCCAGACTACTCATACTTGAGACAACTGTTCAGAAACTTGTTCCACAGACAAGGCTTCTCCTACGACTACGTCTTTGACTGGAACATGCTCAAGTTT GGGGCCAGCAGGACAGCCGAGGATGGGGagcgggagaggagagaggcggaTGAGAGGATCGGAGGGGGACCTAGGGCACCCCGTGCCCTACCCCCGGGCGGTAACCCCCCGGGGGGCGTAGACAGGATCCGAAATGGCCCCAATGCAGCAGCTTCTAACCCTGCATCCAGAGGAGTCCCACAGTCAC GGAACCGGTCCCCGCAGGCTGTGTCCCgtgcggagagagagaggaaggtggccATGAGGCTCCACCGCGGTGCCCCCGCCAACATCTCCTCCTCTGACCTCACCGCACAGATGGGCCAATCACGCATCGCCACATCACAG GTCAGTGTGCCATTTGAACACCTGGGGAAGTGA